Proteins from one Desulfuribacillus alkaliarsenatis genomic window:
- a CDS encoding 4Fe-4S dicluster-binding protein, with the protein MSSLQAHTRNGFSIYQCKAETDCYKSIHNTSSVAKRIKKLVTELNLDEFIRNKFGDRLSKHHVFDIVFSGCPNGCSKPQINDIGIMGRSIIAINQAECISCMKCIRACKENALKIVESAVIVDDKACVGCSECVRACPVDAIIETNKGYRVIAGGRLGRHPQLALEVVPFVNEAELDSVVRGLIEYFKEYATTEERLADTIARLGIESVQQYLQKNYLQKNTEEQSA; encoded by the coding sequence ATGAGCAGTCTACAAGCACATACAAGAAATGGCTTCTCTATCTATCAGTGTAAAGCCGAAACTGATTGCTATAAATCGATTCATAACACAAGCTCCGTTGCTAAAAGAATAAAAAAATTAGTGACTGAGTTAAATTTAGATGAATTCATCCGTAATAAATTTGGTGACAGACTATCTAAGCATCATGTTTTTGACATTGTGTTCTCAGGCTGTCCGAATGGCTGTTCTAAGCCACAGATTAATGATATAGGTATTATGGGTCGATCCATTATCGCCATAAATCAAGCTGAATGCATTAGCTGCATGAAATGCATTCGCGCTTGTAAAGAGAATGCCCTGAAAATAGTAGAATCAGCTGTTATTGTCGACGATAAAGCTTGTGTAGGTTGTAGTGAATGTGTCCGCGCATGTCCAGTCGATGCAATTATTGAAACAAATAAAGGGTATAGAGTTATTGCTGGAGGGCGTCTAGGTAGACATCCACAGCTCGCCTTAGAGGTAGTTCCATTTGTGAATGAAGCAGAACTAGATTCGGTAGTTAGAGGTCTTATAGAGTATTTTAAGGAGTACGCAACCACTGAAGAACGACTTGCAGACACAATTGCTAGACTGGGTATAGAATCGGTACAACAATACCTACAGAAGAATTATTTACAGAAAAATACTGAAGAGCAATCAGCATAG
- a CDS encoding YbjQ family protein, with translation MILVNTETVPGKKIVETVGYVKGSTIQARHIGQDVLASFRNIVGGEVKEYTDLMNEARKKAVGRMVKEANARGANAIVNIRFMTAQIAQGAAEILVYGTAVIVKNEHA, from the coding sequence ATGATCTTAGTCAATACTGAAACAGTACCTGGTAAAAAGATAGTCGAGACAGTAGGCTATGTTAAAGGCAGTACCATTCAAGCCCGCCATATCGGGCAGGATGTACTAGCGAGCTTTCGTAACATCGTAGGTGGAGAAGTCAAAGAGTATACAGATTTAATGAATGAAGCGCGAAAAAAAGCTGTCGGTAGAATGGTTAAAGAAGCGAACGCCAGGGGAGCTAATGCTATTGTTAATATTCGTTTTATGACTGCGCAAATCGCTCAAGGTGCTGCTGAAATACTAGTATATGGCACGGCTGTAATCGTAAAGAACGAACATGCTTGA
- the gatB gene encoding Asp-tRNA(Asn)/Glu-tRNA(Gln) amidotransferase subunit GatB: protein MNKLKFETVIGLEVHVELHTKSKIFCGCSTAFGAPANSHTCPICLGHPGVLPVLNEQALNYAIKASLALNCKINQESKFDRKNYFYPDLPKAWQTSQYDKPVGEHGYIEIDLPSGEKKRIGITRVHLEEDAGKLVHAEDGRGSLVDYNRVGTPLIEIVSEPDLRSPEEARLYLEKLKAIIQYCDVSDVKMEEGSLRCDANVSIRPFGQEKFGTRAELKNMNSFRGVQKGLEYEEKRQAAVILDGEEVVQETRRWDDSAGKTFTMRSKEEAHDYRYFPEPDLVKMEITDDWIERLRAEIPELPDKRKERYMADYGLSAYDASVITSSREVAEFFDSTMEHCKDAKSAANWIQGELLGYLNANNLELKNISLQPENLGNMIGLIEKGTISTKIAKTVFQEMLTSNKDPQEIVKEKGLEQISDEGAILEIVKKAIADNPKSVEDYKAGKEQAVGFFVGQVMKATRGKANPQMVNKMIVEQLKSL, encoded by the coding sequence GTGAATAAATTGAAATTCGAAACTGTAATTGGACTTGAAGTCCATGTTGAGCTACATACAAAGTCAAAAATCTTCTGCGGCTGCTCCACAGCATTTGGCGCACCTGCTAACAGTCATACATGCCCAATTTGTTTAGGACATCCAGGAGTTCTACCTGTTTTAAACGAGCAGGCGTTAAACTATGCAATCAAAGCATCCTTAGCGTTAAACTGCAAAATTAATCAAGAGAGTAAGTTCGACCGTAAAAACTATTTCTACCCAGATCTTCCAAAGGCTTGGCAAACGTCTCAATATGACAAACCTGTTGGAGAGCACGGATATATTGAGATAGACCTACCAAGTGGTGAAAAGAAACGCATCGGAATCACACGCGTGCACTTAGAGGAGGACGCTGGTAAATTAGTTCATGCCGAAGATGGCCGAGGCTCCCTGGTTGACTACAATCGGGTTGGTACACCACTGATTGAAATTGTATCAGAGCCAGATTTGCGTTCGCCAGAAGAAGCTCGTCTATACCTAGAGAAACTAAAAGCAATAATCCAATATTGTGATGTTTCCGACGTAAAAATGGAAGAAGGCAGCCTACGCTGTGATGCTAATGTTAGTATCCGACCATTCGGTCAGGAGAAGTTCGGCACTCGTGCAGAGCTGAAGAACATGAACAGCTTCCGTGGCGTACAAAAAGGTCTAGAATACGAAGAAAAACGTCAAGCAGCAGTAATCCTTGACGGCGAAGAAGTCGTACAGGAGACGAGACGCTGGGATGATAGCGCTGGCAAGACCTTTACTATGAGAAGCAAGGAAGAGGCCCATGATTATCGCTACTTCCCAGAGCCAGACCTAGTTAAGATGGAGATAACAGACGATTGGATTGAGCGACTGCGTGCAGAAATCCCAGAGCTACCAGATAAGCGCAAAGAACGCTATATGGCAGACTATGGATTATCTGCCTATGATGCGAGCGTTATTACATCATCGAGGGAAGTTGCTGAATTCTTTGATAGCACGATGGAGCATTGTAAGGATGCAAAATCAGCAGCAAACTGGATTCAAGGTGAATTGTTAGGATACCTAAATGCTAACAACTTAGAGCTTAAGAATATATCGCTGCAGCCAGAGAATCTAGGGAATATGATTGGTCTGATTGAAAAAGGAACCATCAGCACGAAAATAGCCAAAACCGTTTTCCAAGAAATGCTCACAAGCAACAAAGACCCTCAGGAAATCGTAAAGGAAAAAGGTCTCGAGCAAATTAGTGACGAGGGAGCAATCCTTGAGATTGTTAAAAAAGCAATTGCAGACAACCCGAAATCCGTAGAGGATTATAAGGCAGGTAAAGAGCAGGCAGTTGGCTTCTTTGTCGGTCAAGTGATGAAGGCAACCCGCGGTAAAGCGAATCCACAGATGGTTAACAAAATGATTGTTGAACAGCTAAAAAGTCTGTAA